One genomic segment of Coffea arabica cultivar ET-39 chromosome 6e, Coffea Arabica ET-39 HiFi, whole genome shotgun sequence includes these proteins:
- the LOC140009249 gene encoding receptor-like protein 6 gives MTSQMHFRLLLVLVLSDLYSIIDVKLASARCLSEEMDLLLQLRNNLTYDASLSTKLVSWDEQSDCCSWRGVRCDDAGHVIDLDLSSDSISGNLDDSSSLFRLQFLRRLNLAGNSFDSTQLPTGFGMLKELVYLNLSETGFAGQIPSEFSRISRLVTLDLSTFSPGYILSLKLESPNLNMLVHNLTRLRDLRLDGVDIAAAGDDWCHALSSALPDLRVLSLSYCNISGPLDSSLAKLQSLSVIKLDGNIFSSPLPDFFAEFANLTALSAGSCGLIGEAPQRIFQLPSLRTIDLSNNRELGGSLPEFPENGSLETLELSYTYFSGNLPDSIGNLKMLSSLRLFGCNFSGPIASSISSLSQLVAIDLSVNHLTGSLPSFSLSRKLRSIGLRDNKLIGKIPLEWEGLKNLTFLDLSDNSLSGELPAFLFSLPSLETLTLPNNRFSGQISELQSPSLSPLEQLDLSGNNLEGPIPKFVFKTTGLSTLSLASNKFTGTVELIEFMELKNLFSLDLSYNKLSVGTSGSDSAFSLLPQFNSLMLASCKLQKFPFLKNQSRLNMLDLSENQITGEIPNWIWEVHDGYLPYVNLSCNHFTGLQEPYHFHTHQYLDLHSNLLIGGIPLPPRSAVYVDFSSNKFTSSLPADIGNHLSSAMNLSIANNSIVGGIPLSLCNASLLEVLDLSGNSLSSSIPSCLIEKSRSLVVLDLHGNKLSGNIPDTFPRDCKLETLDLSFNQLEGKVPESLVNCTKLTALNLGHNRIGSSPSMPCSVVHVRFETSIGKLQP, from the coding sequence ATGACATCTCAGATGCATTTCCGGCTCCTTTTGGTCCTGGTTCTCTCAGATTTGTACAGCATCATTGATGTCAAGTTGGCGTCAGCCCGATGCCTGAGTGAAGAGATGGATTTGTTGCTTCAGTTGAGGAACAACCTCACGTATGACGCTTCGCTTTCTACCAAGCTGGTGAGCTGGGATGAACAGAGTGATTGCTGCAGTTGGAGAGGCGTGCGTTGTGACGATGCGGGCCATGTTATTGACCTCGACCTTAGCAGTGATTCAATCTCTGGCAATCTTGACGATTCAAGCAGTCTTTTCCGCCTCCAATTTCTCCGGAGATTGAACTTGGCTGGAAACTCCTTCGACTCTACGCAGTTGCCAACGGGGTTTGGAATGCTAAAGGAATTGGTTTACCTGAACCTGTCAGAAACAGGCTTTGCTGGGCAAATCCCGAGCGAGTTTTCACGGATTTCGAGGTTGGTAACTCTGGACCTCTCTACTTTTTCACCTGGCTACATCCTCTCGCTCAAACTTGAGAGCCCAAATCTTAATATGTTGGTTCACAACCTCACAAGGCTTAGAGATCTTCGTCTTGACGGCGTAGATATTGCCGCGGCCGGGGATGATTGGTGCCATGCACTGTCATCTGCACTGCCTGATTTGCGAGTCTTGAGTTTGTCCTACTGCAATATTTCAGGCCCCCTAGATTCCTCTTTGGCAAAACTTCAGTCTCTTTCTGTTATCAAGCTGGATGGCAATATTTTTTCATCTCCACTTCCAGATTTCTTTGCAGAATTTGCCAATCTAACTGCCTTGAGTGCTGGATCGTGTGGCTTGATAGGAGAAGCTCCTCAACGGATATTCCAATTGCCaagtctacggaccattgacttatcaaacAATAGAGAACTTGGTGGCTCTTTACCAGAATTCCCTGAAAACGGGTCCCTAGAGACTCTGGAGCTTAGCTACACTTACTTTTCGGGGAATTTACCAGATTCCATTGGCAATCTCAAAATGTTGTCCAGCTTGAGGCTTTTTGGTTGCAATTTTTCAGGACCAATCGCTAGTTCAATATCTAGCCTTTCCCAGCTTGTCGCTATCGACCTGTCCGTGAATCATTTAACCGGTTCACTCCCATCATTTAGCCTGTCCAGGAAACTTCGTTCTATAGGCCTTCGCGATAATAAATTGATTGGCAAGATTCCATTAGAATGGGAAGGCCTCAAGAATCTGACCTTTCTTGACCTGAGCGACAATTCACTTAGTGGAGAACTTCCAGCATTCCTGTTTTCTCTGCCATCACTAGAGACCTTAACACTTCCGAACAACCGTTTTTCTGGTCAGATCAGTGAATTGCAAAGCCCATCTCTATCTCCACTAGAACAACTTGACTTGAGTGGCAACAATCTTGAAGGGCCTATACCCAAGTTTGTTTTCAAAACCACTGGTCTCTCGACTCTCTCTCTTGCTTCTAATAAATTTACAGGCACAGTAGAACTGATCGAATTTATGGAGCTCAAGAATCTTTTCAGTCTTGATCTGTCATACAATAAGCTGTCAGTTGGCACAAGCGGAAGTGACTCTGCCTTTTCTTTGCTCCCCCAGTTTAATAGTTTGATGTTAGCctcttgcaagctgcaaaagtTTCCCTTTCTGAAGAACCAATCAAGATTGAATATGCTAGATCTTTCAGAAAACCAAATAACTGGTGAGATACCAAACTGGATATGGGAAGTTCATGATGGTTATCTCCCATATGTGAATCTATCTTGTAACCATTTCACGGGCCTTCAAGAGCCTTACCATTTTCACACTCATCAATATCTTGATTTGCACTCGAATCTGCTTATTGGAGGCATCCCTTTACCACCGCGATCAGCTGTCTATGTGGACTTCTCAAGCAATAAATTTACTTCTTCGCTTCCAGCTGATATCGGTAATCATCTCTCATCTGCCATGAACTTGAGCATCGCAAACAACAGCATTGTTGGCGGCATTCCTCTTTCATTATGTAATGCGAGTCTTCTGGAAGTACTTGACCTGTCGGGTAATAGTTTAAGCAGCTCCATACCTTCATGTTTGATAGAAAAGTCCAGATCCCTCGTGGTACTGGATTTACATGGAAACAAGCTAAGTGGAAATATACCCGATACATTTCCGAGGGACTGCAAGTTAGAGACATTGGACCTGAGTTTTAATCAATTAGAAGGCAAGGTTCCAGAATCTTTGGTCAACTGCACAAAGCTAACGGCATTAAACCTCGGCCACAACAGGATTGGCAGCTCACCCTCCATGCCATGTTCAGTTGTTCACGTCCGCTTTGAAACTAGTATTGGCAAATTGCAACCCTAA
- the LOC113695831 gene encoding transcription factor bHLH140 — protein sequence MEPMDLHPQTASREIAKEEEGAQVKVENGKPVVVIMVGAPGSGKSTFCDHVIRTSARPWVRICQDTIGNGKAGTKIACIKSASNALEEGKSVFIDRCNMDGEQRGDFLKLGNPEVEKHAVVLDLPAKLCISRSVKRTGHEGNLQGGKAAAVVNRMLQKKEFPKLAEGFTRITFCHNEKDVEAAMNTYSTLGLFAVLPSGCFGQKNPEAKVQLGIMRFLKKVDIPGKDGLVESNPQHSSDNQSTVEKDSGSRRPANDSAPSEYVHMDVKNTVSQESGSSIRTNSVYSIPTLAFPSISTADFQFNLDKASDIIVEKVEEFVSKLGNARLVLVDLSHGSKILSLVKAKAARKSIDSKKFFTFVGDITRLYSQGGMKCNVIANAANWRLKPGGGGVNAAIFSAAGPALETATKERAESLAPGKALVVPLPSTSPLSIKEGVTHVIHVLGPNMNAQRPNCLNNDYVKGCKVLGEAYSSLFEGFASILSTQGWMPKESNEKSLKSQNQIESKHHDGDQKVKREALNECMGGKKSKIFLNELKPNFSHSVDRKGNIEGRKNVESLNEFERNKNSGGFLKELKPSASHSVDRKENVDGRDDTGMNKAWGPWAQSLYQFAMHPERHRNDLREILDDVVVLDDLYPKARKHLLVLARVEGLDRLADVSKEHLPLLNTMHAVGLKWAEKLLNENESLVFRLGYHSEPSMRQLHLHVISQDFDSKHLKNKKHWNSFNTPFFRDSVDVLQEVSKHGKAIIRDDDSFRSMELRCHRCRSAHPNIPRLKTHISSCQAPFPGVMLDNGKLVFAPGKIR from the exons ATGGAACCAATGGACCTTCATCCCCAAACCGCTTCTCGAG agATAGCGAAAGAAGAAGAGGGAGCGCAAGTGAAAGTAGAGAATGGAAAACCGGTAGTGGTGATCATGGTTGGGGCACCTGGTAGCGGCAAGTCTACCTTCTGCGACCACGTTATCCGGACCTCTGCCCGGCCCTGGGTCCGAATCTGccag GACACCATTGGAAATGGCAAAGCTGGGACTAAAATTGCATGCATAAAGAGTGCCTCCAACGCATTGGAGGAGGGCAAAAGCGTATTTATTGATAGGTGCAATATGGATGGAGAGCAGCGAGGCGATTTTCTGAAGCTCGGTAATCCTGAAGTAGAGAAGCACGCAGTGGTGCTTGATCTTCCTGCAAAGCTTTGTATATCTCGGTCTGTCAAACGAACAGGCCATGAAGGAAATTTGCAAGGTGGGAAAGCAGCTGCAGTTGTGAATAGGATGCTGCAAAAGAAAGAATTTCCCAAGCTGGCTGAAGGGTTCACTCGAATTACATTTTGCCACAATGAAAAAGATGTTGAAGCTGCAATGAATACCTATAGTACACTTGGTCTTTTTGCCGTCCTTCCATCGGGATGTTTTGGTCAGAAAAACCCAGAGGCCAAAGTTCAACTAGGTATAATGAGATTCCTCAAAAAGGTAGATATCCCTGGTAAAGATGGATTGGTGGAAAGTAATCCTCAGCATTCCTCTGACAATCAAAGCACTGTAGAAAAAGACTCCGGCTCGAGAAGACCAGCAAATGATTCAGCTCCATCTGAATATGTCCACATGGACGTGAAGAACACTGTATCCCAGGAATCAGGCTCTTCCATTCGTACCAATTCTGTATATAGTATTCCAACTTTAGCATTTCCATCTATCTCTACAGCTGATTTCCAGTTCAATCTTGACAAGGCATCTGATATTATTGTTGAGAAAGTTGAAGAGTTTGTGAGTAAATTGGGCAATGCTAGACTTGTTTTGGTAGATTTGTCTCATGGTTCAAAAATATTATCCCTGGTTAAGGCTAAAGCTGCACGAAAAAGCATTGACTCGAAGAAGTTCTTCACATTCGTAGGAGATATTACTCGGCTTTATTCTCAAGGGGGTATGAAATGCAATGTAATTGCTAATGCTGCTAACTG GCGCCTAAAACCTGGAGGTGGAGGAGTAAATGCGGCTATATTTAGTGCTGCTGGTCCTGCACTTGAGACTGCAACCAAGGAAAGGGCTGAATCTCTTGCACCTGGAAAAGCTTTGGTTGTTCCTCTTCCTTCAACTTCACCGTTGTCCATTAAGGAGGGGGTAACCCATGTTATACACGTCCTTGGACCAAATATGAATGCACAAAGACCAAACTGTCTCAACAATGACTATGTGAAGGGCTGCAAGGTTTTAGGTGAAGCTTATTCATCACTTTTTGAAGGTTTTGCTTCCATTCTAAGCACACAAGGCTGGATGCCAAAAGAAAGCAATGAAAAGTCACTGAAATCACAAAATCAGATTGAGAGTAAACATCATGATGGTGATCAGAAGGTCAAGAGAGAAGCTTTAAATGAATGCATGGGAGgcaaaaaatctaaaatcttcCTCAATGAACTTAAACCTAATTTTAGCCATTCTGTGGATAGAAAAGGCAACATAGAGGGCAGAAAGAATGTCGAATCTCTGAATGagtttgaaagaaacaaaaattccgGGGGCTTTTTGAAGGAACTTAAACCTAGTGCTAGCCATTCTgtagatagaaaagaaaacgtAGACGGTAGAGATGATACAGGCATGAATAAGGCCTGGGGCCCATGGGCTCAGTCTCTTTACCAGTTTGCTATGCATCCAGAGAGGCACAGAAATGATTTGAGAGAAATTTTGGATGATGTTGTGGTGCTCGATGATCTTTATCCAAAG GCACGCAAGCATCTGTTGGTATTGGCACGAGTTGAAGGTCTTGATCGTCTTGCAGATGTAAGCAAAGAGCATCTTCCTCTATTAAACACAATGCATGCTGTTGGCTTGAAGTGGGCAGAAAAGTTGCTGAACGAGAATGAATCATTAGTATTCCGTCTGGGTTATCACTCG GAGCCTTCAATGAGACAATTGCACCTCCATGTTATTAGCCAAGATTTTGATTCAAAACATCTCAAAAACAAGAAGCATTGGAACTCATTCAACACTCCTTTCTTCCGAGATTCTGTTGACGTACTGCAGGAAGTAAGTAAACACGGTAAGGCCATAATAAGAGATGATGACAGCTTCCGCTCTATGGAGTTGCGTTGCCATAGATGTCGGAGTGCACATCCGAACATACCCCGCCTAAAAACGCATATTAGCTCTTGTCAAGCACCATTCCCGGGGGTTATGCTTGACAACGGTAAGCTAGTGTTTGCTCCAGGTAAAATTAGATAG
- the LOC113694903 gene encoding pyruvate decarboxylase 1, translating to MDTRIGALDTCKPLSNDVGSLPTNGAVTIHQSPISFNSADSTLGRHLARRLVQVGVNDVFSVPGDFNLTLLDHLLTEPGLNLVGCCNELNAGYAADGYARCRGVGACVVTFTVGGLSILNAIAGAYSENLPVICIVGGPNSNDYGTNRILHHTIGLPDFSQELRCFQTVTCYQAVVNNLEDAHEAIDTAISTALKESKPVYISISCNLPAIPHPTFSREPVPFSLSPKLSNQKGLEAAVEAAAEFLNKAVKPVMVGGPKLRVAKACEAFVELADASGYALAVMPSAKGLVPEQHSHFIGTYWGAVSTAFCAEIVESADAYIFAGPIFNDYSSVGYSLLLKKEKAIIVQPDRVTIANGPAFGCVLMKDFLRELAKKLKRNTTAYENYERIYVPEGHPLKCQPKEALRVNVLFQHIQNMMSGDTAVIAETGDSWFNCQKLKLPEGCGYEFQMQYGSIGWSVGATLGYAQAAQQKRVIACIGDGSFQVTAQDVSTMVRCGQRTIIFLINNGGYTIEVEIHDGPYNVIKNWNYTGLVDAIHNGEGKCWTTKVRCEEELIEAIETATGAKKDCLCFIEVIVHKDDTSKELLEWGSRVSAANSRPPNPQ from the exons ATGGACACTAGGATCGGAGCACTGGACACGTGTAAGCCACTCAGCAACGACGTCGGTAGTCTCCCCACCAATGGCGCCGTCACCATCCACCAATCTCCCATTTCTTTCAACTCTGCTGACTCCACTCTCGGACGCCACCTCGCTCGCCGTCTCGTCCAGGTCGGCGTAAATGACGTCTTCTCCGTTCCCGGCGACTTTAACCTCACACTCCTCGACCACCTCTTGACTGAACCGGGCCTCAATCTCGTAGGCTGCTGCAACGAACTCAACGCCGGCTATGCGGCTGACGGCTACGCCAGGTGCCGCGGAGTCGGGGCCTGCGTTGTCACCTTCACCGTCGGCGGCTTGAGCATACTCAACGCCATAGCCGGTGCCTACAGCGAGAACCTTCCAGTAATATGCATCGTTGGCGGTCCTAACTCCAATGACTACGGAACCAACCGGATCCTCCATCACACCATCGGATTGCCCGATTTCAGCCAGGAACTTCGTTGCTTTCAAACGGTCACTTGCTACCAG gcTGTCGTGAATAATTTGGAGGATGCGCATGAGGCTATAGATACGGCAATATCGACGGCATTGAAGGAGAGTAAACCGGTGTATATCAGCATCAGTTGTAATTTGCCTGCAATTCCACACCCAACCTTTAGCCGCGAACCAGTTCCGTTTTCACTCTCTCCCAA ATTGAGTAATCAGAAGGGATTGGAGGCTGCAGTGGAAGCAGCAGCAGAGTTCTTGAACAAGGCCGTGAAGCCAGTGATGGTGGGAGGCCCCAAGCTGCGCGTTGCAAAGGCATGTGAGGCGTTTGTTGAATTGGCAGATGCTTCTGGATATGCCCTTGCAGTGATGCCATCGGCCAAAGGGCTAGTTCCTGAACAGCATTCACATTTCATTGGTACTTACTGGGGCGCCGTGAGTACCGCGTTTTGTGCTGAAATTGTGGAGTCAGCCGATGCTTACATATTTGCTGGACCCATATTCAATGACTACAGCTCTGTTGGCTACTCCCTGCTTCTGAAGAAAGAGAAAGCTATCATAGTGCAGCCCGATCGTGTCACCATTGCTAACGGCCCTGCTTTTGGGTGTGTTCTGATGAAGGATTTCCTGAGGGAGCTGGCCAAGAAGCTAAAGCGCAACACAACTGCTTATGAGAATTACGAGCGGATTTATGTTCCAGAAGGACATCCTCTGAAATGTCAGCCTAAGGAGGCATTGAGGGTTAATGTTCTGTTCCAGCACATTCAGAACATGATGTCAGGCGATACAGCGGTAATTGCTGAGACAGGGGACTCCTGGTTCAATTGCCAGAAGCTGAAATTGCCTGAGGGATGCGG TTACGAGTTCCAAATGCAATATGGATCCATCGGCTGGTCAGTGGGAGCGACTCTTGGATATGCTCAAGCAGCGCAACAAAAGCGTGTGATAGCTTGTATTGGGGATGGTAGCTTTCAG GTAACCGCACAGGATGTGTCAACAATGGTACGATGTGGTCAGAGGACTATCATCTTCCTCATTAACAATGGCGGTTACACTATTGAAGTTGAGATCCACGATGGACCTTATAATGTTATCAAGAATTGGAATTATACTGGGTTGGTTGATGCAATCCACAATGGAGAGGGAAAATGCTGGACAACCAAG GTCCGATGTGAAGAGGAACTCATAGAGGCTATTGAAACTGCAACTGGTGCAAAGAAAGATTGTTTGTGCTTCATTGAGGTGATTGTTCACAAGGATGACACGAGCAAAGAACTGCTCGAATGGGGTTCTAGAGTCTCTGCTGCAAACAGCCGCCCACCAAACCCTCAGTAA
- the LOC113697320 gene encoding dnaJ protein ERDJ3A-like, whose protein sequence is MKASLAMPIIVSVSIFLFAVESKTLDPYKVLGVDRSASQREIQKAFHKLSLQYHPDKNKNKGAQEKFAEINNAYDILSDEEKRKNYDLYGDEKGSSGFDPGNSGQHGGYTYFTSGGPGQSGFTFRPGDWQNMGGQGGSKSFSFSFGGPSSQSSFGFGLDDIFSNFFGGDRGGNHFGGFGGSGRSQYGGAGSTPKSIPPVNSLVYQKEISDKGITWLLLSYKSTSRGMQYYESVIGEVAASLKGALKVGSVNCDTETSFCKELGIHPHRTPRLLVYSYKSSESGTLVEYNNDLDAKNLKSFCQDHLPKFSKRVNLDHFDFASETVGVLPKVMLLSTKRDTPVIWRVLSGLYHKSFVFCDAEVHDVSDPMVRRLGVDALPAIVGWLSNGEKHNLKTGISVKDLESAIQDLSALLDKFEKMNEKAATAKSKKDGTKPDDGKIPLLTPYNFGDICGQETPVCIIGAFRSSKARDNLEHILRMVSQKSLSRRRNVAFGSRDSVSYALLDAAKQQSFLTALDKSGFKSVDQLLVAYKSRKGKFATLQSGLTTEEAEKFISSVLNGDVQFTKIRQKPTLK, encoded by the exons ATGAAGGCCTCATTAGCCATGCCGATTATTGTCTCTGTCTCAATCTTTCTCTTTGCCGTAGAATCAAAAACCCTCGACCCCTACAAG GTACTTGGGGTGGATCGCAGCGCAAGTCAACGTGAGATTCAAAAGGCTTTTCACAA GCTTTCTCTTCAATATCATCCGGATAAGAACAAAAACAAGGGTGCACAGGAGAAGTTTGCAGAGATTAATAATG CTTATGATATTTTGTCTGAcgaggagaaaaggaaaaactatGATCTCTATGGAGATGAGAAGGGCTCTTCTGGATTTGATCCTGGCAATTCTGGACAGCATGGTGGATATACCTACTTCACAAGTGGTGGACCAGGGCAGAGTGGTTTTACATTCAGGCCTGGTGATTGGCAAAATATGGGTGGACAAGGAGGATcaaaatcattttcattttcttttggtgGTCCAAGCAGCCAGAGCtcatttggttttggtttagaTGATATTTTCTCTAATTTCTTTGGGGGTGATAGAGGTGGGAACCATTTTGGAGGTTTTGGTGGTTCAGGCAGGTCCCAATATGGTGGAGCTGGAAGTACCCCTAAAAGCATTCCACCTGTGAACTCACTAGTTTACCAGAAAGAAATATCTGATAAAGGAATTACCTGGCTTTTGCTATCATATAAATCCACTTCAAGGGGGATGCAATACTATGAATCTGTGATAGGCGAGGTGGCAGCCTCTCTAAAGGGAGCACTGAAG GTTGGAAGTGTCAATTGTGATACTGAAACATCTTTCTGCAAGGAACTTGGTATACACCCTCACCGTACACCAAGGCTGCTTGTTTATTCTTACAAATCAAGTGAAAGTGGTACTCTGGTGGAGTATAATAATGATTTGGATGCAAAgaatttgaaaagtttttgcCAGGATCATTTGCCTAAATTCTCGAAACGTGTCAACCTGGATCACTTTGATTTTGCTTCTGAGACCGTTGGAGTTCTACCAAAAGTTATGCTTCTCTCAACGAAGAGAGACACTCCTGTTATCTGGCGTGTTTTGAGTGGCTTGTATCACAAATCCTTTGTCTTCTGTGATGCTGAG GTACATGATGTTTCAGATCCAATGGTCAGAAGGCTAGGTGTCGACGCTCTTCCTGCCATAGTTGGTTGGCTATCAAATGGAGAGAAGCATAATTTGAAAACTGGCATTTCTGTAAAGGACTTGGAATCAGCAATACAAGATTTAAGTGCTTTGCTGGACAAGTTTGAGAAAATGAATGAGAAGGCAGCTACAGCAAAGAGTAAAAAGGATGGGACAAAACCAGACGATGGAAAGATCCCCTTGCTTACACCATATAATTTTGGTGATATATGTGGGCAGGAAACTCCTGTTTGCATTATTGGAGCTTTTAGGTCATCCAAGGCAAGGGACAATCTGGAACATATTTTGCGAATG GTGTCTCAGAAATCACTATCAAGACGGCGAAATGTAGCATTTGGCTCAAGGGATTCAGTTTCCTATGCCCTTCTGGATGCTGCAAAGCAGCAATCCTTTCTAACCGCTTTAGATAAATCTGGATTTAAATCCGTTGACCAGCTTCTTGTGGCCTACAAGTCACGGAAAGGGAAGTTTGCAACTCTACAAAGTGGCTTGACAACAGAGGAGGCAGAGAAGTTCATCAGTTCTGTATTAAATGGGGATGTACAGTTCACAAAAATTAGACAAAAGCCCACATTAAAATAG